One region of Rhodocaloribacter litoris genomic DNA includes:
- a CDS encoding CCA tRNA nucleotidyltransferase, with translation MNLSRRLKKYPYEPLLRQVGEVAQRQGVAVYAVGGVVRDVMLGRPTTDIDFVTVGPGTGIRLAEAVAAALGGQTAHVYPSFGTAALRLAGFLPGDQALVLEFVAARRESYRADSRKPLVEDGTLEDDLRRRDFTVNALAIHLAPDRFGELIDLDGSGVRDLERRILRTPLDPLQTFEDDPLRMIRAARFAAQLGFTIHPETFAAMQRKAHRVRILSQERITDELQKIMTSPRPSTGWRLLFEAGLLEPLFPELAALKGVETIEGYRHKDNFDHTLQVLDNLIRLTRGRSGEATLWLRWATLLHDIGKPKTKRFKEGIGWTFHGHEDVGARMIPKIFRRLRLPSDERMRYVQKLVRLHHRPVALVDENVTDSAVRRLLFDAGDDIDDLMTLVRADITSKNPRRVRRYLRAFDEVEKKMAEVEEKDRLRNFQPPVDGHEIMQTLGLKPGPVVGRLKEAVREAILEGVIPNEHDAAFDYLMRIKDEILADA, from the coding sequence ATGAACCTTTCCCGAAGGCTCAAGAAATACCCTTACGAACCGCTGCTCCGGCAGGTCGGTGAGGTGGCACAGCGCCAGGGCGTGGCGGTCTACGCCGTCGGCGGGGTGGTGCGGGACGTGATGCTGGGGCGCCCGACGACCGACATCGACTTCGTCACCGTCGGCCCCGGCACCGGCATCCGGCTGGCCGAGGCCGTCGCCGCGGCCCTGGGCGGGCAGACGGCCCACGTCTACCCCAGCTTCGGCACGGCCGCCCTCCGCCTCGCCGGCTTCCTGCCCGGCGACCAGGCGCTCGTGCTCGAGTTCGTCGCCGCCCGCCGCGAAAGCTACCGCGCCGACTCCCGCAAACCCCTCGTCGAGGACGGCACGCTCGAAGACGACCTGCGCCGGCGCGACTTCACGGTCAACGCCCTGGCGATCCACCTGGCACCGGACCGCTTCGGCGAGCTCATCGACCTGGACGGATCCGGCGTGCGCGACCTCGAGCGGCGCATCCTCCGCACCCCGCTCGACCCGCTCCAGACCTTCGAAGACGACCCCCTCCGGATGATCCGGGCCGCTCGCTTCGCCGCCCAGCTCGGCTTCACCATCCACCCGGAAACCTTCGCGGCCATGCAGCGCAAGGCCCACCGCGTCCGCATCCTCAGCCAGGAGCGCATCACCGACGAGCTGCAGAAGATCATGACCTCGCCCCGCCCCTCGACCGGCTGGCGCCTCCTCTTCGAGGCGGGCCTGCTCGAACCCCTCTTCCCCGAGCTGGCCGCCCTCAAAGGCGTCGAAACCATCGAGGGCTACCGGCACAAGGACAACTTCGACCATACGCTCCAGGTGCTCGACAACCTCATCCGACTCACCCGCGGCCGCTCCGGCGAAGCGACGCTCTGGCTCCGCTGGGCCACCCTCCTGCACGACATCGGCAAGCCGAAGACGAAACGCTTCAAAGAGGGCATCGGATGGACCTTCCACGGGCACGAGGACGTGGGCGCCCGTATGATCCCGAAGATCTTCCGCCGCCTGCGCCTGCCCTCCGACGAACGGATGCGCTACGTGCAGAAGCTCGTCCGCCTGCACCACCGCCCCGTGGCCCTGGTCGATGAAAACGTCACCGACTCGGCCGTGCGCCGCCTCCTCTTCGACGCCGGCGACGACATCGACGACCTGATGACGCTCGTCCGCGCCGACATCACGTCGAAGAACCCGCGCCGCGTGCGCCGTTACCTGCGGGCCTTCGACGAGGTGGAAAAGAAGATGGCCGAGGTGGAGGAAAAGGACCGGCTCCGCAACTTCCAGCCGCCCGTGGACGGGCACGAGATCATGCAGACGCTCGGCCTGAAGCCCGGCCCGGTCGTCGGCCGGCTCAAGGAGGCCGTCCGCGAGGCCATCCTCGAAGGCGTCATCCCGAACGAGCACGACGCCGCCTTCGACTACCTCATGCGGATCAAGGATGAGATCCTGGCCGATGCCTGA
- a CDS encoding M24 family metallopeptidase, with translation MTPLRIRAVPAVWLLALTVFPARVAAQEAVPVILPLREQAAVVDHWLERRLDTVVPALMRREGVDMWILIAREYNEDPVLRTMLPATWLSARRRTILVFFDRGPAAGVERLAVARYDVGRLFTGAWDPAAEPDQWRRLAALIAERDPATIALNRSATFALADGLTATEYEAFREALPARFHDRLVSGERLAVGWLETRIPEEMAVYPMIVRLAHAIIAEGLSERAIQPGVTTTEDLAWWFRERVRSLGLTAWFHPSVDVQRPEGDARDGDFSARPGVTVIRPGDLVHVDFGLTYLRLNTDTQQHAYVLRPGETDAPEGLRRALAVGNRLQDILTEQFVAGRTGNAILRAALERARAEGIEATIYTHPIGYHGHGAGPTIGLWDRQEGVPGRGDYPLFPHTAHSIELNAAVPVPEWGGQQVRIMLEEDAYFDGTTTRYLDGRQTRLWLIPRPGANE, from the coding sequence ATGACCCCCCTGCGGATACGAGCCGTGCCGGCCGTATGGCTGCTGGCCCTGACCGTCTTCCCCGCCCGTGTGGCGGCCCAGGAAGCCGTCCCCGTCATCCTGCCGCTGCGGGAACAGGCAGCCGTGGTGGACCACTGGCTCGAGCGGCGGCTCGATACGGTGGTGCCGGCACTGATGCGCCGCGAGGGCGTGGACATGTGGATCCTCATCGCCCGCGAGTACAACGAGGACCCGGTCCTGCGCACGATGCTGCCGGCCACCTGGCTCTCGGCCCGGCGGCGCACCATCCTGGTGTTCTTCGACCGGGGGCCGGCGGCGGGCGTCGAGCGGCTGGCCGTGGCCCGCTACGACGTCGGGCGGCTCTTCACGGGGGCGTGGGACCCGGCGGCCGAGCCCGACCAGTGGCGGCGCCTGGCGGCCCTCATCGCCGAGCGCGACCCTGCCACCATCGCCCTGAACCGCTCCGCGACCTTCGCCCTGGCCGACGGCCTCACGGCCACCGAGTACGAGGCGTTCCGCGAAGCCCTGCCCGCCCGCTTCCACGACCGCCTCGTCAGCGGCGAGCGGCTGGCCGTCGGGTGGCTGGAGACGCGCATCCCCGAGGAGATGGCCGTCTACCCGATGATCGTTCGCCTGGCCCACGCGATCATCGCCGAGGGCCTCTCCGAGCGGGCCATCCAGCCGGGCGTAACGACGACCGAGGACCTGGCATGGTGGTTCCGCGAGCGCGTCCGGTCGCTGGGGCTGACGGCCTGGTTCCACCCGTCGGTGGACGTGCAGCGGCCCGAGGGCGACGCCCGCGACGGCGACTTCTCCGCCCGCCCCGGCGTCACCGTCATCCGCCCCGGCGACCTGGTCCACGTCGACTTCGGCCTCACGTACCTGCGGCTGAACACGGACACGCAGCAGCACGCCTACGTCCTGCGCCCCGGCGAGACGGACGCGCCCGAAGGCCTGCGCCGGGCCCTCGCCGTGGGCAACCGCCTCCAGGATATCCTCACCGAGCAGTTCGTGGCCGGGCGGACGGGCAACGCGATCCTCCGGGCGGCGCTGGAGCGGGCCCGCGCCGAGGGCATCGAGGCCACCATCTACACGCACCCCATCGGCTACCACGGCCACGGCGCCGGCCCCACCATCGGGCTGTGGGACCGGCAGGAGGGCGTCCCCGGCCGGGGCGACTACCCGCTCTTCCCGCACACGGCCCACTCCATCGAGCTCAACGCCGCCGTCCCCGTGCCCGAGTGGGGCGGGCAGCAGGTGCGCATCATGCT
- a CDS encoding Gfo/Idh/MocA family oxidoreductase, whose product MRVGIIGSGTRAEIRAGVVRSMPGLVLTGSFTLHPEDPDLPGLDAFLHETEVVFITGPAAVHAHVAAAAARQGVHFFTEWPPAASLREAEAMLRLAEEAGVETGVSRPFRFHPALAARPAAWRAALIVLSIRTGPEETALPFLADAVDLCCTLARSSTAQRVDAEAVRSEAARLDAVAFTLRFHNGALAQAHVRRAEPPHGLHLYAAGNGPPLDALLAAGEDDAGTPALLEAETRAFLAALHERTTPPVSLLDGLHTLRLIERVMQRLR is encoded by the coding sequence ATGCGGGTTGGGATCATCGGATCGGGCACACGGGCGGAGATCCGCGCCGGCGTGGTGCGCAGCATGCCCGGCCTGGTCCTCACCGGATCGTTCACCCTGCATCCCGAAGATCCCGACCTGCCGGGGCTCGACGCCTTCCTCCACGAAACCGAGGTGGTTTTCATCACCGGTCCGGCAGCCGTACACGCCCACGTGGCGGCGGCAGCGGCCCGGCAGGGCGTGCATTTCTTCACCGAATGGCCGCCGGCCGCCTCGCTGCGTGAGGCCGAGGCCATGCTGCGGCTGGCGGAAGAGGCCGGGGTCGAGACCGGTGTGAGCCGCCCGTTCCGTTTCCACCCGGCGCTGGCAGCCCGGCCGGCGGCCTGGCGGGCGGCGCTCATCGTGCTGTCGATCCGAACCGGCCCGGAAGAGACCGCCCTGCCGTTTCTGGCCGACGCGGTCGACCTGTGCTGCACCCTGGCCCGCAGCAGCACCGCCCAGCGCGTCGACGCCGAGGCCGTCCGGAGCGAGGCGGCCCGCCTCGACGCCGTGGCCTTCACCCTGCGGTTTCACAACGGCGCCCTGGCCCAGGCCCACGTGCGCCGGGCGGAGCCTCCCCACGGTCTCCACCTCTACGCCGCCGGCAACGGCCCTCCCCTCGACGCCCTCCTGGCGGCCGGCGAGGACGACGCCGGGACGCCGGCGCTGCTCGAAGCGGAAACCCGGGCGTTCCTGGCAGCCCTGCACGAACGCACCACACCGCCGGTGAGCCTGCTCGACGGCCTCCACACGCTCCGGCTCATCGAACGTGTGATGCAACGGCTGCGATAG
- a CDS encoding N-acyl-D-amino-acid deacylase family protein: protein MFLSLRICGMAGLVLGLALGVQAQPVRQPPEFTLVLEGGTVYDGLGNPPVVADVGLAGDRIAAIGDLAGRHAAFRLDVRGLAVVPGFIDIHSHADGPAPETSPIFARPLAENYLRQGVTTVIGGQDGASPYPLGPYLDRLAAAPAAVNFGAFVGHGTVRAAVMGEADRAPSAEELARMETLVARAMEDGAFGLSSGLEYTPGAFAPTEELVALARVAARHGGLYISHIRDEGGGLLESVAEVIRIGEEAGLPAQVTHHKVVGPARWGRSAESLRLLDEARARGVDVSSDVYPYTASSTGLTILFPAWSKAGGTEALLARLAGSEARARIRDDIARHLAEERGGDPATVVLANCPGDTTLNGKSLADVLAERGLPVTLENAADLAMSIQERGGCTGVFHSMSEEDVQRILRHPYTMVSSDGGIPAPGVGVPHPRNYGAFARVLARYVRELGVLTFEEAIRKMTSLPAWRLGLTDRGVLREGAFADIAVLDPAAVADRATFTDPHRYAEGVVHVLVNGRAVLYDGKLTGVRPGRVLRHAP, encoded by the coding sequence ATGTTTCTTTCGTTGCGTATTTGTGGTATGGCCGGGCTGGTGCTCGGCCTGGCGCTCGGTGTGCAGGCCCAGCCGGTCCGGCAACCGCCGGAGTTTACCCTGGTCCTCGAAGGCGGCACGGTCTACGACGGCCTGGGTAACCCCCCCGTCGTGGCCGATGTGGGGCTGGCGGGGGATCGCATTGCCGCCATCGGGGATCTGGCCGGGCGTCACGCCGCCTTCCGGCTGGACGTCCGCGGCCTGGCCGTCGTCCCCGGCTTCATCGACATCCACAGCCACGCCGACGGGCCGGCACCGGAAACCAGCCCCATCTTTGCCCGCCCGCTCGCGGAGAACTACCTCCGGCAGGGGGTGACCACCGTCATCGGGGGGCAGGACGGGGCCTCGCCCTATCCCCTCGGGCCGTACCTGGACCGGCTCGCCGCCGCGCCGGCCGCCGTCAACTTCGGCGCGTTCGTGGGGCACGGCACCGTCCGGGCCGCCGTCATGGGCGAGGCGGACCGGGCGCCCTCGGCCGAAGAGCTGGCCCGCATGGAGACGCTGGTCGCCCGTGCCATGGAGGACGGGGCCTTCGGGCTCTCGTCCGGCCTCGAATACACGCCCGGCGCCTTCGCCCCGACCGAAGAGCTGGTTGCGCTGGCGCGGGTGGCGGCCCGGCACGGCGGCCTCTACATCAGCCACATCCGGGACGAGGGGGGCGGCCTGCTCGAGAGCGTCGCCGAGGTGATCCGCATCGGTGAGGAGGCCGGCCTGCCGGCGCAGGTGACGCACCACAAGGTCGTGGGACCGGCACGGTGGGGGCGGAGCGCCGAATCCCTTCGCCTCCTGGACGAAGCCCGCGCCCGCGGCGTGGACGTCTCGAGTGACGTCTATCCGTACACCGCCTCCAGCACCGGCCTGACGATCCTTTTTCCCGCCTGGAGCAAAGCCGGGGGCACCGAGGCGCTGCTGGCCCGCCTGGCCGGGTCCGAAGCCCGCGCCCGCATCCGCGACGACATTGCGCGGCACCTGGCCGAGGAACGGGGCGGCGACCCGGCGACCGTGGTGCTGGCGAACTGCCCCGGCGATACGACCCTCAACGGCAAGAGCCTGGCGGACGTGCTCGCGGAACGGGGCCTGCCCGTCACGCTCGAGAACGCGGCCGATCTGGCGATGTCGATCCAGGAGCGGGGAGGCTGCACCGGCGTCTTTCACTCGATGAGCGAGGAGGACGTGCAGCGCATCCTGCGCCACCCCTACACGATGGTTTCCTCCGACGGCGGCATCCCCGCGCCGGGCGTGGGCGTGCCGCACCCGCGCAATTACGGCGCCTTCGCCCGGGTGCTGGCCCGCTACGTGCGCGAGCTCGGCGTGCTGACGTTCGAGGAGGCGATCCGCAAGATGACGAGCCTGCCGGCCTGGCGGCTCGGCCTCACGGACCGGGGCGTCCTCCGGGAAGGGGCCTTTGCGGACATCGCCGTGCTCGACCCCGCCGCCGTCGCCGACCGCGCCACGTTCACCGACCCGCACCGCTATGCCGAAGGGGTGGTGCATGTGCTGGTGAACGGGCGGGCCGTCCTCTACGACGGCAAGCTCACGGGCGTTCGTCCCGGTCGCGTCCTGCGGCATGCGCCGTAG